One region of Quercus lobata isolate SW786 chromosome 2, ValleyOak3.0 Primary Assembly, whole genome shotgun sequence genomic DNA includes:
- the LOC115975681 gene encoding rho guanine nucleotide exchange factor 8-like codes for MVRAFGRQNTIQKSRSFNLKRMFEIPGRQIQSLIFENGHDCGVVEEKIIAKSFDVKRVASPLEPQHIGWSLNHDMGPVSRLEIGVPAKVGSPHTKPNSDIEMMKERFAKLLLGEDMSGGGKGVSSALALSNAITNLAASIFGEKSRLEPMSPERKARWRKEIEWLLSVTDHIVEFVPSQQKSKDGKSMEIMVTLQRSDLLMNIPALRKLDAMLIDYLDNFGNQNEFWYVSKDADESENGNVPRNEDKWWLPTVKVPPNGLSDISRKWLLFQKDSVNQVLKAAMAINAQVLSEMEIPESYIESLPKNGRASLGDSIYKSITVEYFDPEQFLSTMDLSTEHKVLDLKNRIEASIVIWKRKMTNKDGKSSWGSGVSLEKRELFEERAETILLLLKQRFPGIPQSALDISKIQYNRDIGQAILESYSRIIESLAFNVMSKIEDVLYADSLTQNPLLAESNRNRSRDPSTLTGEEADKWCAAETPNSKTLSDFMGWNLDQGATDMKKNDSTGYMDSPVREENDTLKSKIANIVTTKKISYLEKLENLSGLRSPTARH; via the exons ATGGTCCGAGCCTTTGGACGCCAAAATACCATACAGAAGTCAAGATCTTTCAATCTAAAAAGGATGTTTGAGATTCCGGGAAGACAGATTCAGAGTTTGATATTTGAGAATGGACATGATTGTGGTGTTGTAGAAGAGAAAATTATTGCCAAAAGTTTTGATGTCAAGCGTGTAGCTAGTCCATTGGAGCCCCAACACATAGGCTGGTCGCTTAATCATGACATGGGTCCAGTTTCACGCTTGGAAATTGGAGTTCCAGCCAAGGTTGGAAGTCCACATACCAAGCCAAATTCAG ATATAGAAATGATGAAGGAAAGGTTTGCTAAGCTTCTTCTTGGTGAAGATATGTCGGGTGGTGGAAAGGGTGTTTCTTCGGCTTTGGCTTTGTCAAATGCCATCACAAACCTTGCTg CATCTATATTTGGTGAAAAATCGAGGCTAGAGCCTATGTCTCCAGAGAGGAAAGCAAGGTGgagaaaagaaattgaatgGCTTTTATCTGTAACTGATCACATTGTTGAATTTGTTCCATCACAGCAAAAATCCAAAGATGGAAAAAGTATGGAG ATAATGGTAACTCTCCAAAGAAGTGATCTTCTAATGAACATCCCTGCCCTCCGAAAGCTTGATGCTATGCTTATT GACTACCTGGATAACTTTGGAAACCAAAATGAGTTCTGGTACGTGTCTAAAGATGCCGATGAATCTGAAAATGGTAATGTCCCAAGAAATGAAGACAAATGGTGGTTACCAACTGTCAAAGTTCCACCAAATGGGCTATCAGATATATCTCGAAAGTGGCTGCTCTTTCAGAAGGATTCTGTGAACCAAGTACTAAAAGCAGCTATGGCTATAAATGCTCAAGTACTATCAGAAATGGAGATCCCTGAAAGCTACATTGAATCCCTACCAAAA AATGGTAGAGCAAGCCTTGGTGATTCAATATATAAGAGCATTACAGTAGAGTATTTTGATCCAGAGCAATTTCTCTCAACCATGGACTTGTCAACAGAGCATAAAGTACTTGACCTTAAGAACAGGATCGAGGCTTCAATTGTGATTTGGAAGAGAAAGATGACCAACAAGGATGGCAAGTCTTCCTGGGGTTCAGGTGTGAGCTTGGAGAAGAGAGAACTCTTTGAGGAGAGAGCTGAAACCATCTTGCTCCTACTAAAGCAGCGGTTTCCAGGAATTCCACAATCTGCACTAGACATATCTAAGATCCAATATAATAGG GATATAGGGCAGGCTATTTTAGAGAGCTATTCAAGGATAATAGAAAGCTTGGCATTCAATGTCATGTCTAAAATTGAGGATGTCCTTTATGCTGATTCTCTCACTCAAAACCCGTTACTAGCAGAATCCAACAGGAACCGTTCAAGGGATCCTTCAACGTTGACTGGTGAAGAGGCAGACAAGTGGTGTGCTGCTGAGACACCAAATTCGAAGACACTCTCGGATTTCATGGGTTGGAATCTCGATCAGGGAGCTACTGACATGAAGAAGAATGACTCAACAGGTTATATGGACAGCCCagtaagagaagaaaatgataCCCTCAAGAGCAAGATAGCAAACATTGTGACCACAAAGAAAATATCCTATTTAGAAAAGCTTGAGAACCTAAGTGGTCTAAGAAGTCCAACAGCTCGCCATTAG